A single genomic interval of Lucilia cuprina isolate Lc7/37 chromosome 2, ASM2204524v1, whole genome shotgun sequence harbors:
- the LOC111681699 gene encoding vitelline membrane protein Vm34Ca-like gives MKYFALIAVLLCLAAAVVRSDDMKLGSAYGGAAPAAPAPSGGYGGASIPAPPCPKNYLFSCQPSLQPAPCSQPAAGGYGGAGAYSENYPVYALQVPQYLHGYQTY, from the coding sequence atgaaatattttgctttGATTGCTGTCCTCCTGTGCTTGGCCGCTGCTGTTGTACGTTCTGATGATATGAAGCTTGGATCTGCCTACGGTGGTGCGGCACCAGCTGCACCCGCACCTAGTGGTGGTTATGGTGGTGCATCCATTCCAGCTCCCCCCTGCCctaaaaactatttgtttagCTGCCAGCCTAGTCTACAGCCAGCACCTTGCTCTCAACCAGCTGCCGGTGGTTATGGTGGTGCTGGTGCCTATTCGGAAAATTATCCAGTCTACGCTTTACAAGTACCTCAGTATCTACACGGATATCAGACATATTAA